The following proteins are encoded in a genomic region of Sesamum indicum cultivar Zhongzhi No. 13 linkage group LG8, S_indicum_v1.0, whole genome shotgun sequence:
- the LOC105167655 gene encoding zinc-finger homeodomain protein 9, producing the protein MDLTNSTVKTPDAETETPTRIQPAKASPFTNGVLKRHPPLHLHHPVVVTYKECLKNHAATLGGHALDGCGEFMPSPTSNPADPTSLKCAACGCHRNFHRREPDESLLPAPPNATPALEYRPHHRHHPPPPPPPPPPPRGNSGSSPNNSPSPPPISSSYYPSAPHMLLALSHGLSGRPPDSGTPISGGINASSVPLLNSNSRKRFRTKFTQDQKEKMFEFAERVGWKMQKRDEDVISEFCSEIGVDKGVFKVWMHNNKNTFGKKDQHQPQLSNTTTTAPPAATTNGSGINFGSASEEGHYHHHQQHEENYDSKENVHGQELSHHHQLHDNSSTAHILGTNGSSSSS; encoded by the coding sequence ATGGACTTAACCAATTCTACAGTCAAAACCCCTGACGCTGAAACTGAGACTCCCACCCGGATCCAACCCGCTAAAGCTTCTCCTTTCACCAACGGTGTCCTCAAGCGCCACCCCCCgctccacctccaccacccCGTCGTCGTCACTTACAAGGAATGCCTCAAGAACCACGCCGCCACCCTCGGCGGCCACGCCCTCGATGGCTGCGGCGAATTCATGCCCTCCCCTACATCCAACCCCGCTGACCCCACCTCCTTGAAATGCGCCGCCTGCGGATGCCACCGCAACTTCCACCGACGTGAGCCCGATGAATCGCTCCTCCCCGCGCCGCCCAACGCCACCCCGGCTCTTGAGTACCGGCCCCATCACCGCCACcaccctcctcctcctcctcctcctccgccaCCCCCGCGTGGGAACAGCGGCAGCAGCCCGAATAATTCGCCGTCGCCCCCGCCGATCTCCTCCTCGTACTACCCTTCGGCGCCGCACATGCTGTTGGCGCTCAGTCATGGCCTTTCCGGCCGACCTCCTGACAGCGGCACTCCAATTTCCGGCGGCATTAACGCTAGCTCCGTGCCTCTACTCAACTCTAACAGCCGTAAGCGTTTCCGTACCAAGTTCACCCAAGATCAGAAGGAGAAAATGTTCGAATTTGCTGAGAGAGTGGGGTGGAAAATGCAGAAGAGAGATGAAGATGTGATTAGTGAATTTTGCAGTGAAATTGGAGTGGACAAAGGGGTGTTCAAAGTGTGGATGCATAACAACAAGAACACTTTTGGTAAGAAAGATCAACACCAACCCCAGTTATCTAACACCACCACCACAGCTCCGCCGGCCGCCACCACCAACGGCAGTGGGATCAATTTTGGCTCCGCCTCGGAAGAAGGGCactaccaccaccaccagcagCACGAGGAAAACTATGACAGCAAAGAGAATGTTCATGGGCAAGAATTGAGCCACCACCATCAACTTCATGATAACAGTAGTACTGCTCATATTCTTGGTACTAAtggctcttcttcttcttcttga